The Diadema setosum chromosome 1, eeDiaSeto1, whole genome shotgun sequence genome has a window encoding:
- the LOC140229724 gene encoding uncharacterized protein, with the protein MGKRKGSYYKKKGFRGISANVVKKMKLGAAATPEEDTASRRKLSSQHSPTHRLLCAENPPTLPDPEPENENIIVNKRLLGKALEEFKGHSCPEAFLQIDEADQQRNGLCSTLVLRCSICKMEHTFRTSPNVAGGAGQSAAINRRSVLGAMEVGLGREALADLCAYMNLPAPVNSKSFQDHLNHLHTTSSETADQQMAEAGQRVREMVVAENPELEEEEVLDVAVSYDGTWHKRGFVSNHGVGVVISMDSGEVLDREVLSKVCRECKLKEGWDRDTEEYRNWWEGHKDNCLGGHKGSSGKMEVDAAVAIWGRSVDKHRLRYKYMVSDGDSKAFKAVEETYGEGHKVEKLDCVGHVGKRMFNHLDKFRKSDSHSQEFRKLLNKRGAGRGAGCLHGNADEGTVGRLSKLYRTTIRKASKGIIRNSEEKARATQDLQRAVLAILYHSCKVDDEIRHQYCPNDDWCEYRKHGKMEDKDHHLDGRLLEPLLPVFQRLSDESLLSRCLPGYTQNQNEAFNQLIWKRCPKHVWRTAKVVHIAVNMAVMAFNSGAEIGRHRLLQSLNLSMGAHALLSARRKDKARISNADNRAREANKKKREAIRQGNKEREEGYVEEEGVLYEAGGF; encoded by the exons atgggaaaaagaaaaggcAGCTACTATAAGAAAAAGGGTTTCAGGGGGATTTCAGCAAATGTTGTGAAGAAAATGAAGCTTGGAGCAGCTGCTACACCTGAGGAGGACACTGCTTCCAGGAGAAAGCTTTCTTCACAACACAGTCCCACACATAGACTTCTGTGTGCTGAAAATCCCCCAACCCTTCCCGATCCAGAGCCCGAGAACGAGAACATCATAGTCAACAAGCGGCTCCTTGGTAAAGCTCTTGAAGAATTCAAGGGCCATTCTTGCCCAGAAG CTTTCCTGCAGATTGATGAGGCTGACCAGCAGCGTAATGGACTGTGCAGCACCCTTGTCCTCCGGTGCTCCATCTGCAAGATGGAGCACACATTCAGAACATCACCAAATGTAGCAGGGGGTGCTGGACAATCTGCAGCCATCAATCGGCGGTCCGTTCTTGGAGCTATGGAGGTGGGACTCGGGCGGGAAGCTCTGGCTGACCTGTGTGCCTACATGAACCTTCCCGCCCCGGTGAACAGCAAGAGCTTTCAGGATCACCTGAACCACCTGCACACTACTAGCAGTGAG ACTGCAGATCAGCAGATGGCAGAGGCTGGGCAGCGTGTCAGGGAGATGGTGGTGGCAGAGAACCCGGaactggaggaggaggaggtgctGGATGTGGCAGTATCGTATGATGGCACGTGGCATAAAAGGGGCTTTGTATCTAATCATGGGGTGGGGGTAGTTATTAGCATGGACAGTGGGGAGGTTTTAGACAGGGAGGTATTATCTAAGGTTTGTAGGGAATGTAAACTAAAGGAGGGGTGGGATAGGGATACAGAGGAGTATAGGAACTGGTGGGAGGGGCATAAGGACAACTGTTTGGGAGGGCATAAGGGATCTAGTGGGAAGATGGAAGTAGATGCAGCAGTAGCAATATGGGGTAGGTCAGTAGATAAGCATAGGCTAAGGTATAAGTACATGGTTAGTGATGGGGATAGTAAGGCATTCAAGGCAGTAGAGGAAACATATGGGGAGGGTCATAAAGTAGAGAAGTTAGATTGTGTAGGGCATGTAGGGAAGCGTATGTTTAATCATTTGGATAAGTTTAGGAAGAGCGATAGCCATAGTCAGGAGTTTAGGAAGTTGCTAAATAAGCGGGGGGCTGGACGTGGGGCAGGGTGTTTACATGGTAATGCGGATGAGGGGACAGTAGGTAGGCTTAGTAAGTTATATAGAACAACAATTCGTAAAGCTAGCAAGGGGATAATTAGGAATAGTGAAGAAAAGGCGAGGGCAACACAGGATTTGCAGCGGGCAGTATTGGCTATTCTCTATCACAGCTGCAAAGTTGATGATGAGATCCGCCACCAGTACTGCCCTAACGACGATTGGTGTGAGTATAGAAAACACGGCAAGATGGAGGACAAGGACCACCATCTTGATGGGCGGCTCCTCGAACCCCTCTTGCCTGTGTTCCAGCGACTCAGTGATGAAAGTCTTCTCTCGAGATGTCTTCCAGGGTACACCCAGAACCAGAATGAAGCCTTCAACCAGCTCATCTGGAAAAGGTGTCCCAAACACGTATGGAGGACTGCCAAAGTTGTTCACATTGCAGTCAACATGGCTGTAATGGCGTTCAACAGCGGCGCCGAGATCGGTCGCCACAGACTACTACAGAGCCTCAATCTCAGCATGGGAGCTCATGCCTTGTTGTCTGCACGTAGGAAGGATAAGGCTAGGATTAGTAATGCAGATAATCGGGCAAGGGAGGCTAATAAGAAGAAAAGGGAGGCAATTAGGCAGGGAAATAAGGAAAGGGAGGAGGGCTATGTGGAAGAGGAAGGGGTACTGTATGAGGCGGGAGGGTTTTAG